One genomic region from Amycolatopsis sp. FBCC-B4732 encodes:
- the leuC gene encoding 3-isopropylmalate dehydratase large subunit, translated as MTSPTGKARTLAEKVWESHLVRRGEGAEPDLLYIDLHLLHEVTSPQAFDGLRLAGRPLRRPDLTIATEDHNVPTVDIELPIADPVSRTQVDTLRRNCKEFGVRLHPMGDAEQGIVHVIGPQLGLTQPGMTVVCGDSHTSTHGAFGAIAFGIGTSEVEHVMATQTLPLRPFKTMAITVDGELRPGVTAKDVILAVIAKIGTGGGQGYILEYRGSAIEALSMEARMTVCNMSIEAGARAGMIAPDETTFEYLKGRPHAPSGADWDAAVENWRQLRTDDGAEFDAEVHLDASALTPFVTWGTNPGQGLPLGAEVPDPERIPDENDRVAAEKALSYMDLKPGTPLREIAVDTVFLGSCTNGRIEDLRAAAEVLRGRKVAESVRMLVVPGSMRVRKAAEAEGLDAVFTEAGAEWRQAGCSMCLGMNPDQLKPGERSASTSNRNFEGRQGKGGRTHLVSPLVAAATAVRGTLSSPEDLLTAAR; from the coding sequence ATGACCAGCCCGACCGGCAAGGCCCGCACACTGGCGGAGAAGGTGTGGGAAAGCCACCTCGTGCGCCGAGGGGAAGGCGCCGAACCGGATCTGCTCTACATCGACCTCCACCTGCTGCACGAAGTGACCAGCCCGCAGGCCTTCGACGGCCTCCGGCTGGCCGGGCGGCCGCTGCGCCGCCCCGACCTGACCATCGCGACCGAGGACCACAACGTCCCGACCGTCGACATCGAGCTCCCCATCGCCGATCCGGTCTCGCGCACCCAGGTCGACACCCTTCGGCGCAACTGCAAGGAGTTCGGTGTCCGGCTGCACCCGATGGGTGACGCCGAGCAGGGCATCGTGCACGTCATCGGCCCGCAGCTCGGCCTGACCCAGCCCGGCATGACCGTTGTCTGCGGCGACAGCCACACCTCCACGCACGGCGCGTTCGGCGCCATCGCCTTCGGCATCGGCACGTCCGAGGTCGAGCACGTCATGGCCACCCAGACGCTGCCGCTCCGTCCTTTCAAGACGATGGCGATCACGGTCGACGGCGAGCTGCGCCCCGGCGTCACGGCGAAGGACGTCATCCTCGCGGTGATCGCCAAGATCGGCACCGGCGGCGGCCAGGGCTACATCCTGGAGTACCGCGGCTCGGCCATCGAGGCGCTCTCGATGGAAGCCCGGATGACCGTCTGCAACATGTCGATCGAGGCCGGCGCCCGCGCCGGGATGATCGCCCCGGACGAGACGACGTTCGAGTACCTGAAGGGCCGCCCGCACGCGCCGAGCGGCGCCGACTGGGACGCGGCGGTCGAAAACTGGCGGCAGCTGCGCACCGACGACGGCGCCGAGTTCGACGCCGAGGTGCACCTGGACGCGAGTGCGCTGACGCCGTTCGTGACCTGGGGCACCAACCCCGGCCAGGGCCTGCCGCTGGGCGCCGAGGTGCCCGACCCGGAGCGGATCCCGGACGAGAACGACCGCGTCGCGGCCGAGAAGGCCCTGTCCTACATGGATCTCAAGCCCGGTACGCCGCTGCGGGAGATCGCGGTGGACACCGTGTTCCTCGGCTCCTGCACCAACGGCCGGATCGAGGACCTGCGGGCCGCGGCCGAGGTGCTGCGCGGGCGCAAGGTGGCGGAGTCGGTCCGGATGCTGGTGGTCCCCGGCTCGATGCGGGTCCGCAAGGCCGCCGAAGCCGAGGGGCTCGACGCCGTCTTCACCGAGGCCGGCGCCGAGTGGCGCCAGGCGGGCTGCTCCATGTGCCTCGGCATGAACCCGGACCAGCTGAAGCCGGGCGAGCGCAGCGCGTCGACGTCGAACCGCAACTTCGAGGGCAGGCAGGGCAAGGGTGGCCGGACGCACCTGGTGTCGCCGCTGGTGGCCGCCGCGACGGCCGTCCGGGGGACGCTTTCGTCGCCGGAAGACCTGCTGACCGCCGCCCGCTGA
- a CDS encoding BTAD domain-containing putative transcriptional regulator: protein MTAHLGATTIDIRLLGPFQVLVGGSPVVLTSSRQRALLATLALAAGRLVSIDALARGVWGETPPAHIRGSLQTYVMRLRRLCGEDTVVTEPDGYRLVVDPSRVDALRFLRALDQAAATTEPAQRRALLTAALATWGGAPLEGVGSPALAAEWGPLLTERHLFAVEQRIDLDTGLVPDARLVAELTDLVAQHPLRESLWERLVRALARSGRRAEALARYAGLRALLADELGVEPGEDLRRLHAELLAADAGPAGHTVPRQLPFDVAGFTGRGPEIAELDRLPPGGASGIVVIEGTAGVGKTSLAVHWSHRVRDRFPGGQLFLDLRGHSAATPVTPEAALAGFLRALGVPPESVPSTVEERSALLRSRLDGSRTLMLLDNARDADQVRPLLPGSGNLVVVTSRNQLRGLVARDGARRIALRSFDDGDAAALLAGSVGPRRLAAEPGAVAELLQLCGRLPLALALAGERASRFPGVSLAGIVEELRDQRLRLDTLRDPQDAGTDLRAAFSWSYKALRPAAARFFRLLGLHPGHGFSLSSAAALAGADLREARELADQLAAAHLLNQPGTDRYQFHDLLRVYAGELVETETTAEDRAAALRRLLDWYLATVAEANKLVRPDLLTEDITLGPPPLPAVRFTQHEQTIAWYATERQALTALVGIAAGRGWTAHAWKLAWLLRGFFAERHDRDDWITTARAAVAVTREAGDNTGLQYSANNLGSAYLRTLQPDKALEALEEARAATESGGGTALAVAILSNLAGAYYVRAEYAEAERYALQAVHLARDHGQRTFVPHALLNVSASRIGLHDYDHAAEAAEAAHEAFAELGDRYHAALALGNVAEALAGAGRHDEAEKAGLDALAELKELNADYGTIDVQITLGRLKQRTGRDREASGHWAEALTVSQRLGDPRVTEIQALLATVPTEGPSPGDAPYP, encoded by the coding sequence GTGACGGCTCACCTGGGGGCGACCACCATCGACATCCGGCTGCTCGGCCCGTTCCAGGTGCTCGTCGGCGGTTCCCCGGTCGTGCTGACGAGCTCCCGCCAGCGCGCGCTGCTCGCGACCCTCGCCCTCGCCGCGGGCCGGCTGGTGTCGATCGATGCGCTCGCGCGCGGGGTTTGGGGCGAGACGCCGCCCGCGCACATCCGGGGGAGCCTGCAGACCTACGTCATGCGCCTGCGCCGGCTTTGCGGTGAGGACACCGTCGTCACCGAGCCGGACGGGTACCGGCTGGTCGTCGACCCGTCCCGGGTGGACGCGCTGCGCTTCCTGCGCGCCCTCGACCAGGCCGCCGCCACCACCGAACCCGCGCAGCGGCGGGCGCTGCTCACCGCCGCGCTCGCCACCTGGGGCGGGGCTCCCCTCGAAGGCGTCGGGTCGCCCGCGCTCGCCGCGGAATGGGGGCCGTTGCTCACCGAACGGCACCTCTTCGCCGTCGAGCAGCGCATCGACCTCGACACCGGGCTCGTGCCCGACGCGCGGCTCGTCGCCGAGCTCACCGACCTCGTCGCCCAGCACCCGCTGCGGGAGTCGTTGTGGGAACGGCTGGTCCGCGCCCTCGCGCGGTCCGGGCGCCGGGCCGAAGCACTCGCGCGCTACGCCGGGCTGCGGGCCCTGCTGGCCGACGAACTCGGCGTCGAGCCGGGCGAAGACCTGCGGCGGCTGCACGCCGAACTGCTCGCCGCCGACGCCGGACCCGCCGGGCACACCGTTCCGCGGCAGCTGCCCTTCGACGTCGCCGGCTTCACCGGCCGCGGTCCCGAAATCGCCGAGCTCGACCGGCTCCCGCCCGGCGGCGCGTCCGGCATCGTCGTCATCGAAGGCACCGCCGGCGTCGGGAAGACGTCGCTGGCCGTGCACTGGTCGCACCGCGTCCGCGACCGGTTCCCCGGCGGCCAGCTGTTCCTCGACCTGCGCGGCCACTCCGCGGCCACCCCCGTGACGCCGGAAGCCGCGCTCGCCGGCTTCCTCCGCGCGCTCGGCGTCCCGCCCGAGTCCGTGCCTTCCACAGTGGAGGAACGTTCGGCGCTGCTGCGCAGCCGGCTCGACGGCAGCCGCACGCTCATGCTGCTCGACAACGCCCGCGACGCCGACCAGGTCCGCCCGCTGCTGCCCGGGTCCGGCAACCTCGTCGTCGTGACCAGCCGAAACCAGTTGCGGGGCCTCGTCGCGCGCGACGGCGCCCGCCGCATCGCGTTGCGGTCCTTCGACGACGGCGACGCCGCCGCGCTGCTCGCCGGCAGCGTCGGCCCGCGGCGCCTGGCCGCCGAACCCGGTGCCGTCGCCGAACTCCTCCAGCTCTGCGGGCGCCTGCCGCTCGCGCTGGCGCTGGCCGGAGAACGCGCTTCCCGCTTCCCCGGCGTTTCGCTCGCCGGCATCGTCGAAGAACTCCGCGACCAGCGGCTGCGCCTGGACACCCTGCGCGACCCGCAGGACGCCGGCACCGACCTGCGCGCCGCGTTCTCCTGGTCCTACAAGGCCCTCCGCCCGGCCGCCGCGCGGTTCTTCCGGCTGCTCGGCCTGCACCCGGGCCACGGGTTCAGCCTGTCCTCGGCCGCCGCGCTCGCGGGCGCCGACCTGCGCGAAGCCCGCGAACTCGCCGACCAGCTCGCCGCCGCGCACCTGCTCAACCAGCCCGGCACCGACCGCTACCAGTTCCACGACCTCCTGCGCGTCTACGCCGGCGAACTCGTCGAAACCGAGACGACGGCGGAAGACCGCGCGGCCGCGTTGCGCCGGCTCCTCGACTGGTACCTCGCCACGGTCGCGGAGGCCAACAAGCTGGTTCGCCCGGACCTGCTCACCGAGGACATCACCCTCGGCCCGCCGCCGCTGCCCGCCGTCCGCTTCACCCAGCACGAGCAGACGATCGCCTGGTACGCCACGGAACGCCAGGCCCTCACCGCGCTGGTCGGCATCGCCGCCGGCCGCGGCTGGACCGCGCACGCCTGGAAACTCGCGTGGCTGCTGCGCGGCTTCTTCGCCGAGCGCCACGACCGCGACGACTGGATCACCACCGCGCGCGCGGCCGTCGCCGTGACCCGCGAGGCCGGCGACAACACCGGCCTCCAGTACAGCGCCAACAACCTCGGCTCGGCCTACCTGCGCACGCTGCAGCCCGACAAAGCGCTGGAAGCGCTGGAGGAAGCCCGCGCCGCCACGGAGTCGGGCGGCGGGACCGCGCTGGCCGTGGCGATCCTGTCGAACCTCGCCGGTGCCTATTACGTCCGCGCGGAGTACGCCGAAGCCGAGCGCTACGCCCTCCAGGCCGTCCACCTCGCGCGAGACCACGGGCAGCGCACGTTCGTCCCGCACGCGCTGCTCAACGTCAGCGCCAGCCGCATCGGCCTGCACGACTACGACCACGCGGCCGAAGCCGCCGAGGCCGCGCACGAAGCCTTCGCCGAACTGGGGGACCGCTACCACGCGGCGCTGGCGCTGGGGAACGTCGCCGAGGCGCTCGCCGGAGCGGGACGGCACGACGAAGCGGAGAAGGCGGGCCTCGACGCGTTGGCCGAGCTCAAGGAGCTGAACGCCGACTACGGGACCATCGACGTCCAGATCACCTTGGGCCGTCTCAAGCAGCGCACCGGCCGCGACCGCGAAGCGAGCGGCCATTGGGCCGAGGCGCTGACCGTCAGCCAGCGCCTCGGCGACCCCCGGGTCACGGAGATCCAAGCCCTGCTGGCGACAGTGCCGACAGAAGGGCCCTCGCCCGGGGATGCGCCGTACCCCTAG
- a CDS encoding HU family DNA-binding protein, translating to MANKAQLIEALTERLGDKKAASEAVDGLVDIIIRTVNKGEKVNITGFGVFEKRARAARTARNPRTGEAVRVKKTNVPAFRAGTTFKDVVSGAKKLPKATPAKRAAAGNRASTTTRATTPRAAAAKPAAARATATRTRAAAAKPAATTAKPATTRTRAAAAPKAAAAKTTTRAKAAPKATAAKPAAAKTTAAKTTAAKPAAAKTTAAKPAARTTTARKTTAAKAPAKRTSTAAKKS from the coding sequence ATGGCCAACAAGGCCCAGCTGATCGAGGCGCTGACGGAGCGCCTGGGCGACAAGAAGGCCGCTTCCGAGGCGGTCGACGGTCTGGTCGACATCATCATCCGGACGGTCAACAAGGGCGAAAAGGTCAACATCACCGGCTTCGGCGTGTTCGAGAAGCGCGCCCGCGCGGCCCGGACGGCCCGGAACCCGCGTACCGGTGAAGCCGTGCGGGTCAAGAAGACGAACGTGCCCGCGTTCCGGGCCGGGACGACTTTCAAGGACGTCGTTTCCGGGGCGAAGAAGCTGCCGAAGGCGACGCCGGCGAAGCGGGCGGCCGCGGGGAACCGCGCGTCCACGACGACTCGGGCGACGACACCGCGCGCAGCGGCAGCGAAGCCGGCGGCGGCCCGGGCGACGGCGACGCGGACCCGGGCAGCGGCGGCGAAGCCGGCCGCGACGACGGCGAAGCCGGCGACCACGCGGACTCGCGCGGCAGCGGCCCCGAAGGCGGCCGCGGCCAAGACGACCACGCGGGCGAAGGCGGCTCCGAAGGCGACCGCGGCGAAGCCTGCTGCGGCGAAGACCACGGCTGCCAAGACGACGGCGGCGAAGCCTGCTGCGGCGAAGACGACTGCGGCGAAGCCGGCTGCCAGGACGACCACGGCCCGGAAGACCACCGCGGCCAAGGCACCGGCCAAGCGAACCTCGACCGCGGCGAAGAAGAGCTGA
- the leuD gene encoding 3-isopropylmalate dehydratase small subunit, translated as MEPFTQHTGVGVPLRRSNVDTDQIIPAVYLKRVTRTGFEDGLFAAWRGDEDFILNSEPFKAGSVLVAGPDFGTGSSREHAVWALMDYGFRAVISARFADIFRGNSGKGGLVAAQCEQHDVELLWKLLENEPGTEVTVDLETKTVRAKDFTAPFQIDDYVRWRLLEGLDDIALTLRHAGEIDAFEGGRPSWKPTTTPIAAG; from the coding sequence ATGGAACCGTTCACCCAGCACACCGGCGTCGGCGTCCCGCTGCGCCGGTCCAACGTGGACACCGACCAGATCATCCCGGCGGTCTACCTCAAGCGGGTCACCCGGACCGGCTTCGAGGACGGCCTGTTCGCCGCCTGGCGCGGTGACGAGGACTTCATCCTCAACTCCGAGCCGTTCAAGGCCGGCAGCGTGCTGGTCGCGGGACCGGACTTCGGAACCGGTTCCTCCCGCGAGCACGCCGTCTGGGCGCTGATGGACTACGGCTTCCGGGCCGTCATCTCGGCCCGCTTCGCCGACATCTTCCGCGGCAACTCCGGCAAGGGCGGCCTGGTGGCCGCGCAGTGCGAGCAGCACGACGTCGAACTGCTCTGGAAGCTGCTCGAGAACGAGCCCGGCACGGAGGTCACGGTCGACCTCGAGACCAAGACCGTGCGGGCCAAGGACTTCACCGCGCCCTTCCAGATCGACGACTACGTCCGCTGGCGCCTGCTGGAGGGCCTGGACGACATCGCTCTCACGTTGCGCCATGCCGGTGAGATCGACGCCTTCGAGGGCGGCCGCCCGTCCTGGAAGCCGACGACGACGCCGATCGCGGCGGGCTAG
- a CDS encoding NUDIX hydrolase, protein MTHEVRAAGAVLWRVAGGVTEVALVHRPRYDDWSMPKGKLDAGETSAEAAVREVREETGFAAVLGRYVAQTTYAVPSRGGSGTVPKTVDYFAAEAVSGEFAENDEVDELRWLAPTAAEKLLTRPGDVRVLRAFCELPVGLSKVLLVRHAKAGKRDEWTGDDDLRPLSEAGLRQAAAVRRVVALFGPDRVLSAPRLRCVQTVHGIADDLGTEVRHEPLFSEEGYWPDPVLGVARLLAVAGDGGTPVVSSQGGVIPDLVSALADRDGVELSAARGGVVPSKKGSFWVLSFRPPTAEEGPLLLAADYYPSALPAPAPTRS, encoded by the coding sequence ATGACCCACGAGGTACGGGCGGCCGGCGCGGTGCTGTGGCGCGTCGCCGGCGGGGTGACCGAGGTCGCCCTGGTCCACCGCCCGCGGTACGACGACTGGTCGATGCCGAAGGGGAAGCTCGACGCGGGCGAGACGAGCGCCGAAGCCGCCGTCCGCGAAGTGCGTGAGGAGACCGGGTTCGCCGCGGTCCTGGGGCGCTACGTGGCGCAGACGACGTACGCGGTGCCGTCGCGCGGCGGCTCCGGGACGGTGCCGAAGACGGTCGACTACTTCGCCGCGGAAGCGGTTTCCGGCGAGTTCGCCGAAAACGACGAGGTCGACGAACTGCGCTGGCTGGCGCCGACGGCGGCGGAGAAGCTGCTGACGCGGCCGGGCGACGTGCGCGTGCTGCGGGCGTTCTGCGAGCTGCCCGTCGGCCTGTCGAAGGTGCTGCTGGTGCGGCACGCGAAAGCGGGTAAGCGCGACGAGTGGACCGGCGACGACGACCTGCGGCCGCTCTCGGAAGCGGGCCTGCGGCAGGCGGCCGCGGTGCGGCGCGTGGTCGCGCTGTTCGGGCCGGACCGGGTGCTGTCGGCGCCGCGGCTGCGGTGCGTGCAGACGGTGCACGGCATCGCGGACGACCTCGGCACCGAAGTCCGCCACGAACCGCTGTTCTCGGAAGAGGGCTACTGGCCGGACCCGGTCCTCGGCGTGGCGCGGCTGCTGGCCGTGGCCGGCGACGGCGGGACACCGGTGGTGTCCAGCCAGGGCGGCGTGATCCCGGACCTGGTGAGCGCACTGGCCGACCGCGACGGCGTCGAGCTTTCCGCCGCGCGAGGCGGGGTCGTGCCCAGCAAGAAGGGCTCGTTCTGGGTCCTGTCGTTCCGCCCGCCGACGGCCGAGGAGGGCCCGCTGCTGCTGGCGGCGGACTACTACCCGAGCGCCCTCCCGGCCCCCGCGCCCACCCGCTCCTGA